One Flavobacterium sp. 90 DNA segment encodes these proteins:
- a CDS encoding beta-ketoacyl-ACP synthase III: MYHSKIAGLGYYVPSNVVTNDDLSKIIDTNDEWIQERTGIQERRHIIRGEDTTTTMGVKAAKIAIERSGVAKEDIDFVVFATLSPDYYFPGPGVLVQRDLGLRTVGALDVRNQCSGFVYAISVADQYIKTGMYKNILVIGSEVHSTGLDMTTRGRGVSVIFGDGAGAAVLSREEDLTKGILSTHLHSEGQHAEELALQAPGMGARWVTDILADNDPNDESYYPYMNGQFVFKNAVVRFAEVINEGLEANGLQVSDIDMLIPHQANLRISQFIQNKFKLSDDQVHNNIQKYGNTTAASIPIALTEAWEQGKIKSGDTVVLAAFGSGFTWASAIIKW; this comes from the coding sequence ATGTATCATTCAAAAATAGCGGGCCTAGGATATTATGTTCCTTCAAATGTTGTGACCAACGATGATTTGTCTAAGATTATTGATACCAATGATGAGTGGATTCAGGAGCGAACAGGGATTCAGGAGCGTAGACATATTATTCGTGGAGAAGATACCACGACAACAATGGGAGTAAAAGCAGCTAAAATTGCTATAGAACGTTCTGGCGTTGCCAAAGAAGATATTGATTTTGTAGTTTTTGCTACATTAAGTCCTGATTACTATTTTCCAGGACCTGGAGTTTTAGTACAACGTGATTTAGGATTAAGAACTGTAGGAGCATTAGATGTTAGAAATCAATGTTCTGGTTTTGTTTATGCAATTTCTGTTGCAGATCAATATATTAAAACCGGAATGTATAAAAATATTTTGGTGATAGGCTCTGAGGTTCATTCAACAGGATTAGACATGACAACTCGCGGACGTGGAGTTTCAGTAATTTTTGGAGATGGAGCAGGAGCGGCAGTTTTAAGTCGTGAAGAAGATTTGACAAAAGGTATTTTATCTACACATTTACATTCAGAAGGACAACATGCTGAGGAACTAGCTTTGCAGGCACCAGGAATGGGAGCGCGTTGGGTAACAGATATATTAGCAGATAATGACCCGAATGATGAAAGTTATTATCCTTATATGAACGGACAATTTGTATTTAAAAATGCAGTAGTTCGTTTTGCTGAAGTAATCAATGAAGGTTTGGAAGCAAATGGTTTGCAAGTTTCAGATATTGATATGTTGATTCCGCATCAGGCAAACTTGAGAATTTCGCAATTCATTCAGAATAAATTTAAATTGAGTGATGATCAGGTTCATAATAATATTCAGAAATACGGAAACACAACTGCAGCATCTATTCCAATTGCTTTGACAGAAGCTTGGGAACAAGGAAAAATCAAATCAGGTGATACAGTTGTTTTGGCTGCTTTTGGAAGTGGTTTTACCTGGGCAAGTGCTATTATAAAATGGTAA
- a CDS encoding copper homeostasis protein CutC — MKKNQLEIACFNYESAIIAQENGADRIELCDNMKLGGTTPNYILALKVRENVSMKMHVIIRPRGGDFVYTDEEFIEMKQDIKQFKKLGVDGFVFGILKADGSVSKRRNKELVDLASPLSCTFHRAFDVVKDVKESLKDVIECGFNTILTSGQGINVEEGIFTLEKIQKWAKDKIEIMPGGGLRSSNIKLLQDKLEPTFYHSSAITDNTETANPEEVKELKNFL; from the coding sequence ATGAAAAAAAATCAACTTGAAATAGCGTGTTTTAATTACGAATCGGCCATAATTGCACAAGAAAATGGAGCTGATCGAATAGAACTTTGTGATAATATGAAGCTTGGCGGAACAACTCCTAATTATATTTTAGCCTTAAAAGTGAGGGAGAATGTATCCATGAAAATGCATGTAATCATAAGACCTCGAGGCGGAGATTTTGTTTATACAGATGAAGAGTTTATAGAAATGAAACAAGATATTAAACAATTTAAAAAATTGGGTGTTGATGGTTTTGTTTTCGGAATCTTAAAAGCAGACGGAAGCGTTAGTAAAAGACGCAATAAAGAATTGGTTGATTTAGCAAGTCCGCTTTCTTGTACTTTTCATCGTGCTTTTGATGTTGTAAAAGACGTTAAAGAATCTCTTAAAGATGTAATTGAATGTGGTTTTAATACTATTTTGACTTCGGGACAAGGAATCAATGTCGAAGAAGGAATTTTTACTTTAGAGAAAATTCAAAAATGGGCCAAAGATAAAATAGAAATCATGCCCGGCGGCGGTTTGCGATCTTCGAATATTAAATTATTACAGGATAAACTAGAACCAACTTTTTATCATTCATCGGCGATTACAGATAATACAGAAACTGCAAATCCCGAAGAAGTAAAAGAACTAAAGAATTTTTTGTAA
- a CDS encoding T9SS type A sorting domain-containing protein: protein MSKYLPVFVLLFCFSVKAQTKLTFDYDAAGNQTNRTLCITCVLKSAKQVKEVEAIVQDDLLKFSPDDVISYYPNPVKEELYLQWQLANDNYVTSVYVYSITGQVLQTYQTNSGSNNLNIPFQQYSTGVYLVLLSYKDGGEKSIKIIKK, encoded by the coding sequence ATGAGTAAATATCTACCAGTTTTTGTCTTATTATTCTGTTTTTCTGTAAAAGCACAAACCAAACTTACTTTCGATTATGATGCAGCAGGAAATCAAACCAATAGAACCTTGTGCATTACCTGTGTCTTAAAATCTGCAAAACAGGTCAAAGAAGTTGAAGCAATTGTACAGGATGATTTATTGAAATTTTCTCCGGATGATGTCATTTCTTATTATCCAAATCCTGTAAAAGAAGAATTGTATTTGCAATGGCAGCTTGCCAATGATAATTATGTGACTTCTGTTTATGTCTATTCTATAACAGGACAGGTTTTACAAACCTATCAAACCAATAGCGGTTCAAACAACTTAAATATCCCTTTTCAGCAATATTCGACTGGTGTTTATCTGGTATTACTTTCGTACAAAGACGGGGGCGAGAAATCTATTAAAATCATTAAAAAATAA
- the argS gene encoding arginine--tRNA ligase — MSLSQILTPSIQKAIQALFDVTVDKIEFQTTRKEFEGDITMVIFPLLKVIKSNPVELGNKIGNYLVDNLPEVARFNVVSGFLNIVISDSYYLNFFNEIRENNKFGYVNPNPEDKAIMVEYSSPNTNKPLHLGHVRNNLLGYSVAEIIKASGKKVYKTQIINDRGIHICKSMLAWQKFGNGETPQSSNLKGDKLVGKYYVEFDKAYKAEINQLIETGKTEEEAKKQAPIIVEAQEMLQKWEAGDEEVIALWKMMNQWVYDGFAVTYTNLGVNFDKYYYESNTYLLGKDVVQVGLDKGVFEKDPDGSVWIDLTDEGLDRKIVLRSDGTAVYMTQDIGTAIQRVKDMPDVGGMVYTVGNEQDHHFKVLFLILKKLGFDWASTLYHLSYGMVDLPSGKMKSREGTVVDADDLMQDMTDTAKQISEDLGKLDSYSAEEKAKLYKTIGLGALKYYILKIDPKKRILFNPEESVDFAGNTGPFIQYTYARIQSIIRKADFDFSAKSDIQELHEKEKELVKQIELFPEVIQNAAQNHSPALIANYTYDLVKEYNSFYQSVHILGEVDLTKKIFRVQLSQKVAEVIKSAFTLLGIEVPERM, encoded by the coding sequence ATGTCATTATCACAAATTCTTACTCCTTCTATACAAAAAGCAATACAAGCATTATTTGATGTTACTGTTGATAAAATCGAATTTCAAACTACCCGAAAAGAGTTTGAAGGCGATATAACAATGGTGATTTTTCCTTTGCTAAAAGTTATCAAAAGCAATCCTGTGGAATTAGGAAATAAAATAGGAAATTATTTAGTAGATAATCTTCCTGAAGTAGCACGTTTTAATGTTGTTTCGGGATTTTTGAATATTGTAATTTCGGATAGTTATTATCTAAATTTCTTTAATGAAATCAGAGAGAATAATAAGTTTGGATATGTAAATCCAAACCCGGAGGATAAAGCAATAATGGTCGAATATTCTTCGCCAAATACTAATAAGCCTTTGCATTTAGGTCACGTTCGTAACAATTTGTTAGGATATTCTGTGGCGGAAATTATTAAAGCTTCAGGGAAAAAAGTATATAAAACTCAAATTATAAACGATCGTGGAATTCATATTTGTAAATCAATGCTGGCTTGGCAGAAATTTGGAAATGGTGAAACTCCTCAAAGTTCAAATTTAAAAGGAGATAAACTGGTTGGTAAATATTATGTTGAATTTGATAAAGCTTATAAAGCCGAAATCAATCAATTAATAGAAACCGGTAAAACCGAAGAAGAAGCAAAAAAACAAGCTCCGATTATTGTTGAAGCTCAGGAAATGCTGCAAAAATGGGAAGCTGGAGATGAAGAAGTAATTGCGCTTTGGAAAATGATGAACCAATGGGTTTATGATGGTTTTGCAGTAACATATACTAATCTTGGAGTTAACTTTGATAAATATTATTATGAAAGTAATACTTATTTATTAGGAAAAGATGTAGTTCAGGTTGGACTTGATAAAGGAGTTTTCGAAAAAGATCCTGATGGTTCAGTTTGGATTGATTTGACAGATGAAGGTTTAGATCGTAAAATCGTATTACGTTCAGATGGAACAGCGGTTTATATGACGCAAGATATCGGAACTGCAATTCAGCGTGTTAAAGATATGCCAGATGTTGGAGGAATGGTTTACACAGTTGGAAACGAGCAAGATCATCACTTTAAAGTTTTATTCTTAATCTTGAAAAAATTAGGTTTTGATTGGGCTTCAACTCTATATCATTTGTCTTACGGAATGGTTGATTTACCTTCTGGGAAAATGAAAAGCCGTGAAGGAACTGTTGTAGATGCAGATGATTTGATGCAGGATATGACAGATACAGCCAAACAAATTTCAGAAGATTTAGGTAAACTGGACAGTTATTCTGCCGAGGAAAAAGCGAAGTTGTACAAAACAATTGGTTTGGGAGCATTGAAATATTACATTTTAAAAATAGATCCTAAAAAACGTATTTTATTTAATCCTGAAGAATCTGTTGATTTCGCTGGAAATACGGGGCCTTTTATACAATATACTTACGCAAGAATTCAATCTATTATCCGTAAGGCCGATTTCGATTTTTCAGCTAAAAGCGACATTCAGGAATTACACGAAAAAGAAAAAGAACTGGTAAAACAAATTGAACTTTTCCCTGAAGTTATTCAAAATGCAGCTCAAAATCATAGTCCTGCTTTAATTGCGAACTACACATATGATTTGGTAAAAGAATATAATTCATTTTATCAATCGGTTCATATATTAGGTGAAGTTGATTTGACAAAAAAAATATTCAGAGTTCAGCTTTCGCAAAAAGTAGCCGAAGTTATAAAATCTGCGTTTACTTTATTAGGAATCGAAGTTCCGGAAAGAATGTAA
- a CDS encoding outer membrane beta-barrel family protein, which produces MKLKFFLFALLGVFATAQAQNAGVVSGKITEKSNNAPISYATVSIKDNGKVVTGVNTDDNGDFTIKNLAIKNYTIEIQYIGFRKYIGSVILSDNKKTATVNASLEEEATQLKGVNIVAERSTIEQKIDRKVITVGKDLTTAGASASDIMSNIPSVNVDQDGKLSLRGNDNVRVLIDGRPSNIDPAQLLKQIPSTSIKKIELITNPSAKYNPEGMSGIINIVLHKNANTGFNGSYSGGITFGETAKYNQSLDLNYKTGKVNFFGNVGENFGTYFNNGRIERLDQDVKQKLKISNDNDNYLYKVGMDYLIDDHNTLSFYTNQNKSTGTGIVLTDIDYNNGDPDIKNIYQKARYQGPNQTGTYNLAYKHIFKKEGHTLDFEGNYSDTKETQNASFDTKTTSPNNTSKDIVYNDATGENRKLGTLNVDYVNPLNEKTTLEAGAEARITRTDNDYHTANPAVTDPQDQTSIYTYDTDIYSAYVTFGQKYKKFSYQIGTRFESYQVKSNLNYGYKTFNDDYITLYPSAYFTYNLNDKNVLQLSYSRRVDRPSLEQTKPIREFSTPLVTSYGNQNLRPQFTNSVEVNYTRTLEKGSITTGVFVRRINDQISRTLSPDPNDDSGYKQILGFANYDNSSSYGFEASLNYKLTKWWDIQPSIDFSSIKQHGVVFEFDPKTGKSSPLERTVTTSAFNARMNSNFKPTKRLSFLLFGFYRGPVEEIQQHRKEMYKMDIGSRYTLLDNKMNISVRFNDVFNTMKYAFDGVYPYPQEGQFTWESQTVYLGLTYNFGGAKIKNLQRKQREDNTNKGGGGMF; this is translated from the coding sequence ATGAAACTAAAATTCTTTCTGTTTGCATTACTAGGTGTATTTGCAACAGCACAAGCCCAGAATGCCGGTGTAGTGTCCGGAAAAATTACCGAAAAGTCAAACAATGCGCCAATTTCTTATGCTACAGTTTCTATTAAAGACAACGGAAAAGTAGTAACCGGAGTTAACACTGATGATAATGGTGATTTTACCATTAAAAATTTAGCGATAAAAAACTATACAATCGAAATTCAATACATTGGATTTAGAAAATATATAGGTTCTGTAATTTTAAGTGATAACAAAAAAACAGCTACTGTTAATGCATCGCTTGAAGAAGAAGCAACGCAATTAAAAGGGGTAAACATTGTAGCTGAGCGCTCTACTATTGAACAAAAAATTGATAGAAAAGTAATTACTGTTGGAAAAGATTTAACAACAGCGGGAGCTTCTGCTTCTGATATTATGAGTAACATTCCGTCTGTAAATGTTGATCAGGACGGTAAACTTTCTCTTCGTGGAAACGATAATGTACGTGTCTTAATTGATGGAAGACCATCTAATATTGATCCTGCGCAATTGTTGAAACAAATTCCATCAACTTCTATCAAAAAAATTGAGCTGATTACAAATCCAAGTGCCAAATACAATCCGGAAGGAATGTCTGGAATCATCAATATTGTTTTGCATAAAAATGCCAACACTGGTTTCAACGGAAGCTATAGCGGTGGTATTACTTTTGGAGAAACTGCCAAATACAATCAATCATTAGATTTGAATTATAAAACCGGAAAAGTAAACTTCTTCGGAAATGTGGGTGAAAATTTTGGTACCTATTTTAACAATGGCCGAATTGAAAGATTAGATCAGGATGTTAAGCAAAAACTAAAAATCTCTAATGATAATGACAATTATTTGTACAAAGTTGGTATGGATTATTTAATCGATGATCATAATACTTTATCTTTTTATACGAATCAAAATAAATCTACCGGAACCGGAATTGTATTAACTGATATTGATTATAATAATGGTGATCCGGATATTAAAAACATTTACCAAAAAGCAAGATACCAAGGACCTAATCAAACTGGTACTTACAATTTAGCATACAAACACATCTTTAAAAAAGAAGGTCATACTTTAGATTTTGAAGGAAACTATAGTGACACTAAAGAAACTCAAAATGCAAGCTTCGACACTAAAACAACAAGTCCTAACAACACCTCTAAAGATATTGTGTACAATGATGCTACAGGTGAAAACAGAAAACTAGGTACTTTAAATGTTGATTATGTAAACCCGTTGAACGAAAAAACTACTCTTGAAGCCGGTGCTGAAGCCAGAATTACAAGAACGGATAACGATTACCATACAGCAAACCCAGCGGTTACTGACCCTCAAGATCAAACTTCTATCTATACATATGATACCGATATTTACTCTGCTTATGTAACTTTTGGTCAGAAATACAAAAAATTCAGCTACCAGATAGGAACTCGTTTTGAAAGCTATCAAGTTAAGTCTAATCTTAATTATGGTTATAAAACCTTTAATGATGATTATATCACTTTGTATCCATCAGCTTATTTTACTTATAATTTAAATGACAAAAATGTATTGCAATTAAGCTATAGTCGTCGCGTTGACCGTCCAAGTTTAGAGCAAACTAAACCTATTCGTGAGTTTTCTACCCCGTTGGTAACATCTTACGGAAATCAAAATTTAAGACCTCAGTTCACCAATTCGGTTGAAGTAAACTACACAAGAACTCTTGAAAAGGGAAGTATCACTACCGGAGTTTTTGTAAGAAGAATTAATGATCAAATAAGCAGAACTTTAAGTCCTGATCCAAATGATGATTCAGGATATAAACAAATTTTAGGTTTTGCAAATTATGACAATAGCAGCTCTTATGGCTTTGAAGCTTCATTAAATTATAAGCTTACAAAATGGTGGGATATCCAACCATCGATTGACTTTTCAAGTATAAAACAACACGGTGTTGTATTTGAATTTGATCCTAAAACAGGTAAAAGTTCACCGCTTGAACGTACTGTAACAACATCAGCATTTAATGCCCGTATGAACTCAAACTTCAAACCTACAAAACGTTTAAGCTTTTTATTGTTTGGTTTTTACAGAGGTCCGGTTGAGGAAATTCAACAACACAGAAAAGAAATGTACAAAATGGACATTGGTTCACGTTATACATTGTTAGACAATAAAATGAACATAAGTGTACGTTTTAACGATGTTTTCAACACAATGAAATATGCTTTTGACGGTGTTTATCCTTATCCTCAGGAAGGGCAATTTACATGGGAAAGTCAAACGGTTTACTTAGGATTGACTTATAACTTTGGAGGTGCAAAAATCAAAAACCTTCAACGTAAACAAAGAGAAGATAACACTAATAAAGGTGGTGGCGGAATGTTTTAA